From Candidatus Acidulodesulfobacterium acidiphilum, the proteins below share one genomic window:
- a CDS encoding tRNA guanosine(34) transglycosylase Tgt — protein MTFKITAKDTLTKARTGLLETKNGTIETPVFMPVGTIGTVKSLSPFELYDEGFKIMLSNTYHLFLRPGTDIIEKFGSLRNFTKYKGSILTDSGGFQIFSLAKFAKIKDDGVEFMSHIDGETHFFTPERVIEIQSILDSDIMMQLDVFSGPGVKKEQAEKDLEITLEWAGKSIETKKNYRKDNLLFLITQGNFFEDLREKSARAMSDLNADGYAVGGLAVGESKETMLRMLEISSSNLPENKPRYLMGVGTPSDIVKAVSLGIDMFDCVLPTRNARNGFVFTSEGTVNIKNSAYKSNILPIDKECGCFCCKNFSAAYVRHAFMSKEIFAQRLLTIHNLHYYQDLIVKIRNAVKNGDFSDLFKKYSSLF, from the coding sequence ATGACTTTTAAAATAACCGCAAAAGATACGTTAACCAAGGCAAGAACCGGATTGCTGGAAACTAAAAACGGAACTATAGAAACGCCGGTTTTTATGCCTGTAGGAACTATAGGAACGGTTAAGTCTCTTTCTCCTTTCGAATTATACGACGAAGGCTTTAAAATTATGCTTTCCAATACGTATCATCTATTTTTAAGACCAGGGACGGACATAATCGAAAAATTCGGTTCTTTAAGAAATTTTACTAAGTATAAAGGTTCTATATTGACGGATTCAGGGGGATTCCAAATTTTCAGCCTTGCAAAATTTGCTAAAATAAAAGATGACGGCGTTGAATTCATGTCGCATATAGACGGCGAAACGCACTTTTTTACGCCCGAACGCGTAATAGAAATACAAAGTATTCTTGATTCCGATATAATGATGCAGCTTGACGTTTTTTCGGGACCAGGCGTAAAAAAAGAACAGGCTGAAAAGGATTTAGAAATTACGCTGGAATGGGCAGGAAAATCTATAGAAACTAAAAAAAATTACCGGAAGGATAATCTGCTTTTTCTTATAACGCAGGGTAATTTTTTTGAAGATTTAAGGGAAAAATCAGCGCGCGCAATGTCGGACTTAAACGCCGACGGTTATGCGGTAGGAGGTTTGGCTGTAGGAGAATCTAAAGAAACTATGCTTAGAATGCTTGAAATTTCGTCATCTAATCTTCCGGAAAACAAACCCCGATACCTTATGGGTGTCGGCACTCCTTCCGATATCGTTAAAGCCGTATCGCTGGGTATCGATATGTTCGACTGCGTACTGCCGACCAGAAACGCCAGAAACGGGTTTGTTTTTACTTCCGAAGGAACGGTAAATATTAAAAATTCTGCATATAAATCCAATATCTTACCTATAGATAAAGAATGCGGCTGTTTTTGCTGTAAAAACTTCAGCGCTGCTTACGTAAGACACGCTTTCATGAGCAAAGAAATCTTTGCGCAGAGGCTTTTAACCATTCATAATCTGCATTATTATCAAGATTTAATCGTCAAAATAAGAAATGCCGTTAAAAACGGCGATTTTTCCGATTTATTTAAAAAATATTCATCTTTGTTTTGA
- the yajC gene encoding preprotein translocase subunit YajC, with protein MKILSVLSDLLNVLKVKSAYAAGSAPAAKSGGWESTLVSFAPLIAIVAIFYLLVILPQQKRTKEHRKMIESLKVGDEVLTTGGIYGVITGIADQLFTIEIAKDVKIKITKSAIATKTANKQ; from the coding sequence ATGAAAATTTTATCCGTTTTATCCGATTTATTAAATGTTTTAAAAGTTAAATCTGCTTATGCGGCAGGAAGCGCGCCGGCAGCTAAGAGCGGCGGATGGGAATCGACGCTTGTAAGTTTTGCACCGCTTATTGCCATAGTCGCTATTTTTTACTTATTAGTCATACTTCCACAGCAAAAACGTACTAAAGAGCATAGAAAGATGATAGAATCCCTTAAGGTAGGTGACGAAGTATTAACTACAGGAGGTATATACGGCGTTATTACCGGAATAGCCGACCAGCTTTTTACTATAGAAATAGCTAAAGACGTTAAAATAAAAATTACAAAGAGCGCGATTGCTACCAAAACCGCGAATAAGCAGTAA